A section of the Corynebacterium auris genome encodes:
- a CDS encoding ABC transporter substrate-binding protein: protein MRNPSLLKTIALLIVGALAATGLTACGGNAGSTERDAPFVIALGHDPVSLSPGGRGAGNDMWNLTRQMYDSLVYTNPETGEIEPWLAESFEVNEDATAYTFHLRTDVTFSDGEPLNAEVVKANFDDIKAAGPAANAVAEMGNYAGTDVVDEYTAVVRFQEPQVGFLPFVSGVTMGLVSPETLKIPFEQRATGEGVYGSGAYVLEEHKKDSHVIMSRREGYNWAPEHLKRAQVPEHRAQRLVFAVVPEAGNRVGGIVSGEFNAASVVPHDEAVVEQEGHYLVSRTNPGVAYGVYPNDQSELLQDRAVRLAVAHTVDRPEIIEGSLSPRFNAATSPLSATTPNYYDVTDTLPDHDLDEAKKLLDDAGWLPGPDGIREKDGTRLVLRIAYPPIFPPTRAVVTLLQQQLAEVGIGAELSSGGSAEFMAIISSNNFDLSLVNYSYMDGGVLRVFFGETGSKGNYPVPVPELQEKLILQGRITDPTERAKVLHELQQDLVRDGWVIPIFELTSTFGVRDDSYGVTMAADSRLDVLLNAGWDSSRQD from the coding sequence GTGCGTAACCCATCCCTGCTGAAGACCATCGCCCTGCTCATTGTTGGGGCCCTCGCGGCGACCGGCCTGACCGCCTGCGGCGGCAACGCCGGTTCGACGGAACGCGACGCGCCGTTCGTCATCGCGCTGGGCCACGACCCGGTGAGCCTCAGCCCCGGCGGCCGCGGGGCGGGAAACGACATGTGGAACCTCACCCGCCAGATGTACGATTCGCTCGTTTACACCAACCCGGAAACGGGTGAAATCGAACCGTGGCTGGCGGAATCCTTCGAGGTCAATGAGGACGCCACGGCGTACACCTTCCACCTGCGCACGGACGTGACCTTCTCGGACGGCGAGCCGCTTAACGCCGAGGTGGTCAAGGCCAACTTCGACGACATCAAGGCCGCGGGCCCGGCCGCGAACGCCGTGGCGGAGATGGGAAACTACGCCGGGACTGACGTCGTCGACGAGTACACCGCGGTCGTGCGTTTCCAGGAACCCCAGGTCGGTTTCCTCCCGTTCGTCTCGGGTGTGACGATGGGCCTGGTCTCGCCCGAGACGCTGAAAATCCCCTTCGAGCAGCGTGCGACCGGTGAGGGTGTTTACGGCTCTGGTGCCTACGTGCTCGAGGAGCACAAAAAGGACTCCCACGTGATCATGAGCCGCCGGGAGGGCTACAACTGGGCGCCGGAGCACCTGAAACGGGCACAGGTCCCCGAGCACCGTGCGCAGCGGTTGGTGTTCGCCGTTGTCCCGGAGGCGGGCAACCGCGTCGGCGGGATCGTCAGCGGCGAGTTCAACGCCGCCTCGGTGGTGCCGCACGACGAAGCGGTGGTCGAGCAAGAGGGCCACTACCTCGTATCCCGTACGAACCCCGGCGTGGCCTACGGCGTTTACCCCAACGACCAGAGCGAGCTTCTGCAGGACCGCGCGGTGCGCCTCGCCGTGGCCCACACCGTGGACCGCCCGGAGATCATCGAGGGATCGTTGAGTCCGCGCTTCAACGCGGCCACTAGCCCGCTATCTGCGACAACGCCGAACTACTACGATGTCACAGATACCCTCCCGGACCACGACCTTGACGAGGCCAAGAAGCTTCTCGACGACGCCGGGTGGCTGCCCGGGCCCGACGGGATCCGCGAAAAGGACGGCACGCGCCTCGTGCTGCGCATCGCGTACCCGCCGATCTTCCCGCCCACGCGCGCCGTGGTGACCCTTCTGCAGCAGCAGCTCGCCGAGGTGGGCATCGGCGCGGAGTTGAGCTCGGGCGGCTCCGCCGAGTTCATGGCGATCATTTCCTCGAACAACTTTGACCTGTCGCTGGTGAACTACTCCTACATGGACGGCGGGGTCCTGCGTGTTTTCTTCGGTGAGACAGGTTCGAAGGGCAACTACCCGGTCCCGGTGCCGGAGCTGCAGGAAAAGCTCATATTGCAGGGGCGGATCACTGACCCCACCGAGCGCGCCAAAGTTCTGCACGAGCTGCAGCAGGACCTCGTGCGCGACGGCTGGGTCATCCCGATCTTCGAGCTCACCTCCACGTTCGGCGTCCGCGATGACTCCTACGGCGTGACCATGGCTGCCGACTCGCGCCTCGACGTCCTGCTCAACGCCGGCTGGGACAGCAGCAGACAGGACTGA